From the genome of Pseudomonas hamedanensis:
TTTCCTTGCTCAGGCTGCTCATCTGCACCTGAATGCGGTTGAGTGCGGTCAGCGCTTCGGTCCTGGCCAGTTGCTTGGGCTTGAGATTGAAGTCCACACCCGGGCCGAACGAGGCGACGATTTGCGCGAACAGATCGACGTAAGTGTCGGCCTGTAACAGCACGGTTTCCGGCAGGCTGCCGACCACGACCCACTCGCCCAGCGGAATCGGGAAGGTGTCGTCGTAGTTGATATCCGGGTTGGCGGCCAGAAAAGCGTCGGCGTCGGCGTAAGCTTGCGCCGCTTCATCGGCCACTGTCAGGATCTCGTCCTCGCCCATGCAGCCGGAGCTGATTTTGCTGATGAGTTCGACGAGTGCGGCTTTCATGAGGGCGGATCCTGTGGCGAAGATGGATTTCGAGGGCGCGAAGGATAACGCATTCTTCAGCGCACCCGACACCTGTGGCGAGGGAGCTTGCTCCCGCTGGGCTGCGTAGCGGCCCAAAAAAAATCCGAGGGCCCACTCTTTTTGCCAGCGCTTCGCACTGAAGCGGGAGCAAGCTCCCTCGCCACAGGCCTTCAGGCCAGGAGTTTTTCCAGCTGCGCCGTGGTGTCCACTGCACCCATGGTGCGGGCCGCGTCCAGCGCCGTGACGCCATTGGCGTCCTTGGCTTTCGGATCGGCGCCTTTGCTGATCAGGTAATCAACGATTTCAACGCGGTTGAACATCGCCGCCATCATCAACGCCGTGCGGCCATCGAACGACGAGCCTTCAAGGTCAGCGCCCGCTTCGACCAAGGCCTTGACCACCGCCAGATCGCCTTTGAATGCTGCACCGGCAATCGGACTCTGGCCGTTGCCATTGCGCATCTCAGGGTCGGCCTTGTGTTTAAGCAAGACCTTCACGGCATCAACATGGCCGTAGTAGCTGGCAAGCATCAGCAACGTGTCGCCCTTGCTGTTTTTCAGGTTCACCGGCAAACCGGCGGTCACCAGGCGATCGAGCATTTCGGCATCACCGTCGCGCGCCTTGTTGAAAACCTGCTCGGTGAATTCGGCAGCTTCTTCAGGGGTCATCTGGCGGCTTTGGTCGGACATGAGGCAACTCCACTTCGGTCAATCGGAAAGGCGACAGTTTCCCGAGCGCGGCGATAGCTGTCATCCCCTTTTTCTCATCACGGGCAATAGCCAGATTCAATAACGGTATTGGCCTTGCTGAATTTCGGTTAACAACTGCTCATTGAGCTGGACGTAGGTTTCGCTGCCGGGCAACCAGGCAAAAATCGGATCGCCCCCGGTCTGGCCGGGGTCGAAGCCTTCTTTTTTCAAACGGGTTTTCTGGTATTTGAAGGTGCCGGTGGTTTCCATCTTCACCTTGACGCGCAGGAACAGCGGCACGGCGTAGGCCGGCATTCGCTGGCGGACGAAGCTCAGCAGCTCGGCGAAATCCAGGGTCGCCAGAGATTCGGCCGGGGTAATCGCCGCCATGCCGGCGCGTCCATTGGTGTCGCAAATTTCCACGCCATACGCCACCGCCTCGGAAATCTGCGGGTGTTGCAGCAGCAGGTTTTCGACTTCGGTGGTGGAAACGTTCTCGCCCTTCCAGCGATAGGTGTCGCCCAGCCGATCGACAAATTGCGCATGGCCAAAGCCTATGTTGCGTAACAGGTCGCCGGTGTTGAAAAACCGGTCGCCTTTGTTAAACACGTCATGCAATACGACGCGGGCGGTCTTCTGCGGATCGGTGTAGCCGTCGAGCGGCGCCTTTTCGTCGATCCGGGCCAGCAGCAGGCCCTGCTCGCCCTTGCCAACCTTGCGCATGAAGCCGTCGTCGCTGCGCAGTGGCTCGCCACTGTCATGGTCGTACGCGACCAGCTCCCAGGCCATCAGCGAGAAGCCGACGGTGTTATCGAAGTTGA
Proteins encoded in this window:
- a CDS encoding ankyrin repeat domain-containing protein, encoding MSDQSRQMTPEEAAEFTEQVFNKARDGDAEMLDRLVTAGLPVNLKNSKGDTLLMLASYYGHVDAVKVLLKHKADPEMRNGNGQSPIAGAAFKGDLAVVKALVEAGADLEGSSFDGRTALMMAAMFNRVEIVDYLISKGADPKAKDANGVTALDAARTMGAVDTTAQLEKLLA